One region of Catenuloplanes indicus genomic DNA includes:
- a CDS encoding NAD-dependent protein deacetylase, whose product MEDGISRLSALVAGGDVAVLSGAGLSTESGIPDYRGPSGQSRARTPMTYQMFTGEPDARRRYWARSHVGWRTIARAAPNAGHEAVAALERAGLLTGIITQNVDGLHQAAGATDVVELHGGLDRVICLDCGDVSARETHDARMAAANPAFSAEALSVNPDGDVEIDEGLEAEFRVPACAACGDGLLKPDVVFFGETVPRDRVQECFARVESARLLLVLGSSLTVMSGRRFVLRAAKLGIPVAIVNRGVTRGDAYAGLRLDAPLGITLSTLARQFQA is encoded by the coding sequence CGGGCATTCCGGACTATCGGGGGCCGAGTGGGCAGTCCCGGGCGCGGACCCCGATGACGTACCAGATGTTCACCGGTGAGCCGGACGCACGCCGCCGCTACTGGGCGCGCAGCCACGTCGGCTGGCGCACGATCGCGCGCGCCGCGCCGAACGCGGGGCACGAGGCGGTCGCCGCGCTGGAACGGGCCGGGCTGCTCACCGGCATCATCACGCAGAACGTGGACGGGCTGCACCAGGCCGCCGGTGCCACCGACGTGGTCGAGCTGCACGGCGGGCTGGACCGGGTGATCTGCCTGGACTGCGGCGACGTCAGCGCGCGCGAGACGCACGACGCCCGGATGGCCGCGGCGAACCCGGCGTTCTCCGCCGAGGCGCTCTCGGTCAACCCGGACGGCGACGTGGAGATCGACGAGGGGCTGGAGGCGGAGTTCCGGGTGCCGGCCTGCGCCGCCTGCGGCGACGGGCTGCTCAAGCCGGACGTGGTCTTCTTCGGCGAGACCGTGCCGCGCGACCGGGTGCAGGAGTGCTTCGCCCGGGTCGAGTCGGCGCGGCTGCTGCTGGTCCTCGGGTCGTCGCTGACTGTCATGTCCGGGCGCCGGTTCGTGCTGCGCGCGGCCAAGCTCGGCATCCCGGTGGCGATCGTCAACCGCGGCGTGACCAGGGGCGACGCGTACGCGGGCCTGCGCCTGGACGCGCCGCTCGGCATTACCCTCAGCACGCTGGCCCGCCAATTTCAGGCTTGA
- a CDS encoding SRPBCC family protein gives MIDVEATVSTVRRRVGARTLEAGEARVVTASRVYDAPLDDVWDACTTPDRLARWFLPVKGDLHLHGRYELEGNASGTVTACDPPRGFDATWEFGGEVSWIEVRFASEGPDRTRFTLEHIAHVGDERWAQFGPGAVGVGWDLTLMGLGLHLAAPDSVNDPAEMEAWSVSAEGRRFITLASEDWGRASAAAGTPADAAAGAAARTTDFYAPPA, from the coding sequence ATGATCGATGTGGAAGCCACGGTCAGCACGGTCCGGCGCCGGGTCGGCGCACGCACGCTGGAGGCGGGTGAGGCGCGCGTGGTCACCGCGAGCCGGGTCTACGACGCACCGCTGGACGACGTCTGGGACGCGTGCACGACGCCGGACCGGCTCGCACGCTGGTTCCTGCCGGTCAAGGGCGACCTGCACCTGCACGGCCGGTACGAGCTGGAGGGCAACGCGTCCGGCACGGTCACCGCGTGCGACCCGCCGCGCGGCTTCGACGCGACCTGGGAGTTCGGCGGCGAGGTCTCGTGGATCGAGGTCCGCTTCGCGTCGGAGGGGCCGGACCGCACCCGCTTCACGCTGGAGCACATCGCGCACGTCGGCGACGAGCGGTGGGCGCAGTTCGGGCCGGGCGCGGTCGGCGTCGGCTGGGACCTGACCCTGATGGGCCTCGGCCTGCACCTCGCCGCGCCGGACTCGGTCAACGACCCGGCCGAGATGGAGGCGTGGTCGGTCTCCGCGGAGGGACGCCGGTTCATCACGCTGGCCAGCGAGGACTGGGGGCGGGCGAGCGCGGCCGCAGGGACGCCGGCCGACGCGGCCGCGGGTGCCGCGGCGCGGACGACGGACTTCTACGCCCCGCCGGCTTAG
- a CDS encoding NUDIX hydrolase, translating into MNEDEILDIVDENDEVIGQAPRGEVYARRLRHRAVFILARDAEDRIFVHRRTPHKLVFPSHYDMFVGGVVGTGESYDLAAHREASEELGVTGLPQPTPLFRFLYETPEHTWWSAVYEVRCTSPVAPQPEEVEWHAFLTAEELEARLPEWDWVPDGFDAYRRLRNLA; encoded by the coding sequence GTGAACGAGGACGAGATTCTGGACATCGTCGACGAGAACGACGAGGTGATCGGCCAGGCGCCGCGCGGCGAGGTGTACGCGCGGCGGCTGCGCCACCGGGCCGTGTTCATCCTGGCCCGGGACGCCGAGGACCGGATCTTCGTGCATCGCCGTACGCCGCACAAGCTGGTCTTCCCGTCGCACTACGACATGTTCGTCGGCGGCGTGGTCGGCACCGGCGAGTCCTACGACCTGGCCGCGCACCGGGAGGCGTCCGAGGAGCTGGGCGTGACCGGCCTGCCGCAGCCGACGCCGCTGTTCAGGTTCCTCTACGAGACGCCGGAGCACACCTGGTGGTCCGCGGTCTACGAGGTGCGGTGCACGTCGCCGGTCGCGCCGCAGCCGGAGGAGGTGGAGTGGCACGCGTTCCTCACGGCGGAGGAGCTGGAGGCCCGCCTGCCGGAGTGGGACTGGGTGCCGGACGGCTTCGACGCCTACCGCCGGCTCCGGAATCTGGCATAG
- a CDS encoding LLM class flavin-dependent oxidoreductase, producing the protein MTTFSLQAVPRDGGAAWLGLARRAEEAGFDTLLTADHPGSCPDPYPVLAAAAAVTSRIRLGVYVSNAGVREPLPLASAVATLDLLSGGRARFGIGAGHTPAEWAAIGRTRPGVAGRVRRCIEVAEAVRRLLDGEEVTVAGPALTMTGARLDEPRPVQARIPLTFGGGNSELLRWAGRNADVVGLSGLGKTLADGHRHTVRWSLGEIDAQVELTDGAALEALVQVAAVTDDPVSVLGPVAAEIGTTVEDLRQTPFVLVGTEEEIAAAIDRNRRRWTVDRYVIRAPALESFAPIVARL; encoded by the coding sequence GTGACGACGTTCTCGCTGCAGGCCGTGCCCCGGGACGGCGGGGCGGCCTGGCTCGGCCTGGCCCGCCGCGCGGAGGAGGCCGGCTTCGACACGCTGCTCACCGCGGACCATCCGGGCTCGTGCCCGGATCCGTACCCGGTGCTCGCCGCGGCCGCCGCTGTCACGTCCCGGATCCGGCTCGGCGTCTACGTCTCCAACGCGGGCGTCCGCGAGCCGCTGCCGCTCGCCTCCGCGGTCGCCACGCTCGACCTGCTCTCCGGCGGCCGCGCCCGGTTCGGCATCGGCGCCGGGCACACCCCGGCCGAGTGGGCCGCGATCGGCCGCACCCGGCCCGGCGTGGCCGGCCGCGTCCGGCGGTGCATCGAGGTCGCGGAGGCGGTTCGCCGGCTGCTCGACGGCGAGGAGGTCACGGTCGCCGGTCCGGCGCTGACCATGACCGGGGCCCGGCTGGACGAGCCGCGGCCGGTGCAGGCGCGCATTCCGCTGACGTTCGGCGGTGGCAACAGCGAACTGCTGCGCTGGGCCGGGCGGAACGCGGACGTCGTCGGGCTGAGCGGCCTCGGTAAGACGCTGGCCGACGGCCATCGGCACACCGTGCGCTGGTCGCTCGGCGAGATCGACGCGCAGGTCGAGCTGACCGACGGCGCCGCGCTGGAGGCGCTGGTCCAGGTCGCGGCCGTCACCGACGACCCGGTGTCCGTACTGGGACCGGTCGCCGCGGAGATCGGCACGACGGTCGAGGACCTGCGGCAGACGCCGTTCGTCCTGGTCGGCACGGAGGAGGAGATCGCCGCCGCGATCGACCGTAACCGGAGACGCTGGACCGTCGACCGGTACGTGATCCGCGCCCCCGCGCTGGAGTCCTTCGCCCCGATCGTGGCCCGCCTCTGA
- a CDS encoding response regulator transcription factor produces MISILLADDEHLIRGAMAALLSLEDDLTVAGQAATGAEAVRMARALRPDVALLDLQLPDTDGVAVAREIQPICRTVIVTSHGLPGHLKRALSAGVRGFLSKTVSADILATVVRTVHTGGRYVDPQLAAEAISVGDSPLTARETDVLALAATGAPIDDIARRANLSPGTVRNYLSSAAGKMNAANRHEAARIAQGFGWI; encoded by the coding sequence ATGATCAGCATCCTGCTCGCCGACGACGAACACCTCATCCGCGGCGCGATGGCCGCACTGCTCTCGCTGGAGGACGACCTCACGGTCGCCGGTCAGGCCGCCACCGGCGCCGAGGCGGTCCGGATGGCCCGCGCGCTGCGGCCGGACGTGGCACTGCTCGACCTGCAACTCCCGGACACCGACGGCGTCGCGGTCGCCCGGGAGATCCAGCCGATCTGCCGTACCGTGATCGTCACCAGCCACGGGCTCCCCGGCCACCTGAAGCGCGCGCTCTCCGCCGGGGTGCGCGGCTTCCTCTCCAAGACCGTCTCCGCCGACATCCTGGCCACCGTGGTCCGCACCGTGCACACCGGCGGCCGCTACGTCGACCCGCAGCTCGCCGCGGAGGCGATCAGCGTCGGCGACAGCCCGCTCACCGCGCGCGAGACGGACGTGCTCGCGCTGGCCGCCACCGGCGCCCCGATCGACGACATCGCCCGCCGTGCCAATCTCTCCCCCGGCACCGTCCGCAACTATCTCTCCTCCGCCGCCGGCAAGATGAACGCCGCCAACCGCCACGAGGCCGCCCGCATCGCCCAGGGCTTCGGCTGGATCTGA
- a CDS encoding sensor histidine kinase, with protein MHPLAWWHARSQAERFDISFRSSFYVFLIFIPLLIGSSTATVSTDTVALTAGLLAVGYTVLVAAMMHAGIEHYLGRRGRPTRLLVAVGTVTALGSAVALRGLPPDGEPAGLIVVALICTYIIGLATLRNIWPSLLAIGAGFGTLSVAAAITGPELAPSLFSLLLMGGTVLVTYRSSLWMLAVVWELDRARTVQAGLAVAEERLRIARDMHDVLGRNLSVIALKAELAAQLAKRGREQAVEEMLEVRRIAQDALTDVRAVVGGYRSAGLDDELAGARSLLASAGIEARIIGDGHDLPPDVQGALGWVVREAVTNVLRHSEARTCTITLRTAPPGTVTLTMSNDGVSPGRVRFGSGLLGLTERISALGGTLAAGVERPGSFLLTVTVPHT; from the coding sequence ATGCACCCGCTCGCGTGGTGGCACGCCCGCAGCCAGGCCGAACGGTTCGACATCTCGTTCCGCAGCTCGTTCTACGTGTTCCTGATCTTCATCCCGCTGCTGATCGGCTCGTCCACCGCGACGGTCAGCACCGACACCGTCGCGCTCACGGCCGGGCTGCTCGCGGTCGGATACACCGTGCTGGTCGCGGCGATGATGCACGCCGGGATCGAGCACTACCTGGGCCGCCGTGGCCGCCCGACGCGACTCCTGGTCGCGGTCGGCACGGTCACGGCGCTCGGCTCGGCCGTCGCGCTGCGCGGGCTGCCGCCGGACGGCGAGCCGGCCGGGCTCATCGTGGTCGCGCTGATCTGCACGTACATCATCGGGCTGGCGACGCTGCGGAACATCTGGCCGTCCCTGCTGGCGATCGGCGCCGGCTTCGGGACGCTGTCGGTGGCGGCCGCGATCACCGGCCCGGAACTGGCCCCGTCGTTGTTCTCGCTACTGCTCATGGGCGGTACGGTGCTGGTCACGTACCGGTCTTCGCTCTGGATGCTCGCCGTGGTCTGGGAACTCGACCGGGCCCGCACCGTCCAGGCCGGGCTCGCGGTCGCCGAGGAACGGCTGCGGATCGCTCGCGACATGCACGACGTCCTGGGCCGCAACCTGTCCGTGATCGCGCTCAAGGCCGAACTGGCCGCGCAGCTCGCCAAGCGCGGCCGGGAGCAGGCGGTCGAGGAGATGCTGGAGGTCCGCCGGATCGCCCAGGACGCGCTCACCGACGTCCGCGCGGTCGTCGGCGGGTACCGCAGCGCCGGCCTCGACGACGAACTCGCCGGGGCGCGCTCGCTGCTCGCATCCGCCGGTATCGAGGCCCGGATCATCGGCGACGGCCACGACCTGCCACCGGACGTGCAGGGCGCGCTCGGCTGGGTGGTCCGCGAGGCCGTCACCAACGTGCTCCGGCACAGCGAGGCCCGCACCTGCACGATCACGCTGCGGACCGCCCCGCCCGGTACGGTTACGCTCACCATGTCCAACGACGGCGTCTCCCCGGGCCGGGTCCGCTTCGGCAGCGGCCTGCTCGGCCTCACCGAACGGATCAGCGCGCTCGGCGGCACGCTCGCCGCCGGTGTCGAGAGGCCCGGCTCGTTCCTGCTCACGGTCACGGTCCCGCATACATGA
- a CDS encoding ABC transporter permease, producing MTRLVSIGAAELLLLWRNRFALVNALVVPPVFGLLFIPQLARAGMDPAAGATLAGGMVGVILSIVVYYNLVSAYVARREELTLKRLRSGTLNAAEIIAGTASPAVVIALAQSLLIVVITAVFLDLPMPSNPLLLAIGLIGGVAMFVVLAAASAIITGTVELAQITTMPMLLACFLGAGLMFPLSTLPGPVETAFTMLPLGPVIELITIGWAGTGTASDALRPLLLLVAWVAAGTTIVQRWFRWEPRR from the coding sequence ATGACCCGCCTCGTCTCGATCGGCGCCGCCGAGCTGCTGCTGCTCTGGCGCAACCGTTTCGCCCTGGTCAACGCGCTGGTGGTCCCGCCGGTGTTCGGTCTGCTCTTCATCCCGCAGCTGGCCCGGGCCGGCATGGACCCGGCCGCCGGCGCGACGCTGGCCGGCGGCATGGTCGGCGTCATCCTCTCCATCGTCGTCTACTACAACCTGGTCAGCGCGTACGTGGCCCGCCGTGAGGAGCTGACGCTGAAACGTCTCCGCTCCGGCACGCTCAACGCCGCGGAGATCATCGCCGGGACCGCGAGCCCGGCCGTCGTGATCGCGCTCGCCCAGTCGCTGCTCATCGTCGTGATCACGGCGGTCTTCCTGGACCTGCCGATGCCGTCGAACCCGCTGCTGCTCGCCATCGGCCTGATCGGCGGCGTCGCGATGTTCGTGGTGCTGGCCGCGGCGTCCGCGATCATCACCGGTACCGTCGAACTCGCCCAGATCACCACGATGCCGATGCTGCTCGCCTGCTTCCTCGGCGCCGGCCTGATGTTCCCGCTGAGCACGCTGCCCGGACCGGTGGAGACCGCGTTCACCATGCTGCCGCTCGGCCCGGTGATCGAGCTGATCACCATAGGGTGGGCCGGTACCGGCACCGCGTCGGACGCGCTCCGGCCGCTGCTGCTGCTCGTCGCCTGGGTGGCGGCCGGCACCACGATCGTCCAACGCTGGTTCCGCTGGGAACCGCGCCGCTAG
- a CDS encoding ABC transporter ATP-binding protein codes for MTQAIEVRDLRRRYGGPRGFEAVKGISFDVAHGELFALLGTNGAGKTSTMEIVEGLDRPSGGTVRLLGQDPYRDRATVRPRIGVMLQDAGFPADLTVAETARMWAGTLPGPRPVPEALELAGIGHRAGVRVKQLSGGERRRLDLALALLGRPEVLFLDEPTTGLDPESRRNTWRVIRDLLVAGTTVLLTTHYLDEAQALADRLAIMHTGTVVTTGTVAQVVSAYPARISFSASIGTDIPDLPGSPTITRDGAAVVIKTDALQATLSALLRWADDHALPLHDLDARSASLEEAFLTIAGGTR; via the coding sequence ATGACACAGGCGATCGAGGTACGGGATCTGCGCCGCCGCTACGGCGGGCCGCGCGGATTCGAGGCGGTGAAGGGCATCTCCTTCGACGTCGCGCACGGCGAGTTGTTCGCGCTGCTCGGCACGAACGGCGCGGGCAAGACCTCCACCATGGAGATAGTCGAAGGGCTGGACCGGCCGAGCGGCGGCACGGTCCGGCTCCTCGGCCAGGACCCTTACCGGGACCGCGCCACGGTACGCCCACGGATCGGCGTGATGCTGCAGGACGCGGGCTTCCCGGCGGACCTGACCGTGGCCGAGACGGCCCGGATGTGGGCCGGCACGCTGCCCGGCCCGCGCCCGGTACCGGAGGCGCTGGAGCTGGCCGGGATCGGCCACCGCGCCGGGGTCCGGGTGAAGCAGCTCTCCGGCGGCGAGCGGCGCCGGCTGGATCTGGCGCTGGCTCTGCTCGGCCGCCCGGAGGTGCTGTTCCTGGACGAGCCGACCACCGGCCTCGACCCGGAGAGCCGGCGGAACACCTGGCGGGTGATCCGGGACCTGCTGGTGGCCGGCACCACCGTGCTGCTGACCACGCACTACCTGGACGAGGCGCAGGCGCTGGCCGACCGGCTCGCCATCATGCACACCGGCACCGTTGTCACGACCGGCACGGTGGCGCAGGTGGTGAGCGCGTACCCGGCGCGGATCAGTTTCTCGGCCTCCATCGGAACCGACATCCCGGACCTGCCGGGCTCGCCGACGATAACCCGGGACGGCGCCGCCGTCGTGATCAAGACGGACGCGCTGCAGGCGACGCTGAGCGCGCTGCTCCGCTGGGCCGACGACCACGCGCTCCCGCTGCACGACCTCGACGCCCGCTCCGCCTCGCTGGAAGAGGCCTTCCTGACCATCGCCGGAGGAACCCGATGA